From Acetomicrobium thermoterrenum DSM 13490:
GACGCGGCATCAATAAACCGCAGGATTTGAATGGCAAACCCATGGGATATACTGTTGCCGGAATGGAGGACGTGTTGGCTAAGGCATTTTGCGAGCTCAACGAAGTGACAGATTACGACCTGGTGCACGTAGAATTTGCTATTGTGCCTTCCCTCGTATCGGGAAGAGTTGACTCAGTCATGGGCGGCTTTAGAAACTACGAAGTGGTGGAACTGGAATTAAAAGGCTACAAACCCGGTTATTTTGCCCTGGAAGAACACGGCTTTCCCGATTATGACGAATTGGTCGTCGTTGCCAACCCCACTTTCGCAAAGAAAAATCCGGAAGCTATAAGATCCATCAGAAAAGCCCTTTCAAGAGCAACTGAATACACCTTAAAAAATCCGAAGGAGGCACTTGCGGTATACTTGAAGGCCGTCCCGGAATCCGATGAGAAGCTCGAAAAGCTGGCCTTCGAGAAGACACTGCCCTTCTATGCTGAAAGCCAAATTTTGGATGCAGAACGCTGGAGGACCTTTGCCGACTTTGCGCATAAAGTCGGCCTCATCGAGCGCCCCGTAGATGTGGAGCCTCTCCTGTGGAAGGATTAAAGATTCTGGAGAAGAAAGCAGGAATGTAAAATGACAAAGACCGCGCTAAGAAATCTAATTTTAGCGGCCTTGTTCGCCGCAATGGCCGTTCTCCTTTCGGGATTGAGCATTCCCGTCGGTCCGACACGCTGTTTCCCCTTTCAGCATGCCATAAATGCCATAGCGGGAGTGCTTCTCGGCCCCTGGTGGGCAGGAGGCGCAGCGTTGACTACGAGCATAATACGAAACGCTTTGGGTACGGGGACCCTTTTTGCCTTTCCTGGGAGCATACCCGGCGCTTTGGTAGTTGGCATAACGGCAAAGGTCTTCAAGGACAAGAAACTGTACGCAGCTTTAACAGAGCCCGTCGGTACCGGCATCATCGGAGCGATTTTAAGCGTCTACATCTTAGCCCCATCGATCGGCAAAGAAGCTACTTTATGGTTAGTGATGCCGGCTTTTCTCTTAAGCAGCGTTCCGGGTTCACTGTTGGGCTTCGCTCTCCTCGTCGCTTTGGACAGGACGAGATGGTTTCAAAAAAACATTGGCAAAACGCTTACGTAATGCTAACCTTCTCTATATACGAGAACGCAGAGGTGGTAATCTTTGGAATTCATCGACGTCATAAAGATGGGCGGTCCCAGCATGTACGCCATCCTGGCAGTCTCTATCGTCGGGCTTGCCGTGGTATTGGAGCGGATTTGGTTTTACGCCAAGTCTTGGACGAACCCGGAATTATTGGAACGCAAATTGGGGGAACTTCTGTACAAGGGAGATGCCGAGGCAGCTGCTTCTTTGGTACGCGAAAAGGAGAGCTCCTTGCACCGTCTTTTTAGGGCAGCTATAGATCACTGGCTGGCGCCGCCAGAGGCATTGAAGATGTTGCTGGAACAAGAGGTTCGCCATGAGCTTTACAGATGGGAAAAGGGATTAACCCTTCTTTCCACGGTGGCCAGAGTAACGCCTTTATTGGGGCTTTTAGGCACCGTGCTGGGAATTGTCGACGTCTTCCGCTCCGTCGCCGAATCGGAGGGCCCCACCAATATGGCCCTGCTTGCCTCAGGCATATGGGAAGCCCTGCTGACAACCGTCGCGGGCCTTGCGGTAGCGATACCTGCCGTCTTGTGCTATTCCTGGTTTTCCTCCAAAATCGATGCTCTCGAGGAGTCCCTTTGGAGGGGATCCGATTTCATTTTGCGGGAAAAGATGTTAAGAGGAAGGACAGAACATGATTGACGTCAAAAAAATTTCGTTTTTTTTGTTCTTCCTGTGTATCTTATCAATACAGACATTGACTCCTCATGCAGAGGCTGACGCAAAGGAGGGCTACAAAAGGATAGTCTCTCTCTCTCCCAGTATAACGGAGTCGCTTTATGCACTGGATTATTTCGATCGC
This genomic window contains:
- a CDS encoding ABC transporter substrate-binding protein, which gives rise to MKRMCLTFLLILALAVPAMGKEITLILDWFPNVDHIPLYVAQQKGYFDEEGLEVKIIPPSESADALKLAAAGRAELGISYEPQALVAASEGIPLLVVGRLIGHPLSTVLYIEGRGINKPQDLNGKPMGYTVAGMEDVLAKAFCELNEVTDYDLVHVEFAIVPSLVSGRVDSVMGGFRNYEVVELELKGYKPGYFALEEHGFPDYDELVVVANPTFAKKNPEAIRSIRKALSRATEYTLKNPKEALAVYLKAVPESDEKLEKLAFEKTLPFYAESQILDAERWRTFADFAHKVGLIERPVDVEPLLWKD
- the thiW gene encoding energy coupling factor transporter S component ThiW, with translation MTKTALRNLILAALFAAMAVLLSGLSIPVGPTRCFPFQHAINAIAGVLLGPWWAGGAALTTSIIRNALGTGTLFAFPGSIPGALVVGITAKVFKDKKLYAALTEPVGTGIIGAILSVYILAPSIGKEATLWLVMPAFLLSSVPGSLLGFALLVALDRTRWFQKNIGKTLT
- a CDS encoding MotA/TolQ/ExbB proton channel family protein, which gives rise to MEFIDVIKMGGPSMYAILAVSIVGLAVVLERIWFYAKSWTNPELLERKLGELLYKGDAEAAASLVREKESSLHRLFRAAIDHWLAPPEALKMLLEQEVRHELYRWEKGLTLLSTVARVTPLLGLLGTVLGIVDVFRSVAESEGPTNMALLASGIWEALLTTVAGLAVAIPAVLCYSWFSSKIDALEESLWRGSDFILREKMLRGRTEHD